A genomic stretch from Symbiobacterium terraclitae includes:
- a CDS encoding spore maturation protein — MSVLNALSLWAVPGMLALIPLWGAIRRVPVYDAFIEGAEEGLQIAVKIIPFLIGMLMALSIFRASGAMELLAEALSGVTGRMGFPPEVLPLMIVRPLSGAGSLAVTADLLKTHGPDSFIGRLASIMQGSTDTTFYVLTVYFGSVGVRRVRYSAAVGLAADLVGFLAALYVCNWFFG; from the coding sequence ATGTCGGTGCTGAATGCGCTCTCGCTCTGGGCGGTGCCGGGGATGCTCGCCCTCATCCCGCTGTGGGGCGCCATCCGGCGGGTGCCCGTCTATGACGCCTTCATCGAGGGTGCGGAGGAGGGGCTGCAGATCGCCGTGAAGATCATCCCCTTCCTGATCGGGATGCTGATGGCGCTCTCGATCTTCCGGGCCTCGGGTGCGATGGAACTGCTGGCCGAGGCGCTGAGCGGCGTCACGGGGCGGATGGGCTTCCCCCCCGAGGTGCTGCCGCTGATGATCGTCCGGCCGCTCTCCGGCGCCGGGTCGCTGGCGGTGACGGCCGACCTGCTGAAGACGCACGGGCCCGACTCGTTCATCGGGCGGCTGGCTTCCATCATGCAGGGCTCCACCGACACGACGTTCTATGTACTGACGGTCTACTTCGGCTCGGTGGGCGTCCGCCGGGTGCGCTACAGCGCCGCAGTGGGTCTGGCTGCGGACCTGGTCGGCTTTCTGGCGGCGCTCTACGTGTGCAACTGGTTTTTTGGCTAG
- the spoVS gene encoding stage V sporulation protein SpoVS, with amino-acid sequence MEVLKVSAKSSPNAVAGALAGCLRERGAAEIQAIGAGALNQAVKAVAIARGFVAPSGVDLICIPAFTDLKIDGEERTAIKLIVEPR; translated from the coding sequence ATGGAAGTGCTGAAGGTATCGGCGAAGTCGAGCCCGAACGCAGTGGCGGGGGCTCTCGCGGGGTGCCTGCGGGAGCGTGGGGCCGCCGAGATCCAGGCAATTGGGGCAGGAGCGCTCAACCAGGCGGTCAAGGCGGTGGCGATTGCTCGGGGGTTCGTCGCTCCCAGCGGCGTCGATCTGATCTGCATCCCGGCGTTCACCGATCTGAAGATCGACGGCGAGGAGCGTACGGCCATCAAGCTGATTGTGGAGCCCCGGTAA
- a CDS encoding dipeptidase: protein MEHLDQAVALHRRYPVVDGHADSVLTVLDGQRTLTERSEMGHIDWPRAREGGLACTVQAAFPAPVYYPVAARRVGEAIDGLLNQIAAAEGVRLALRADDITAAHASGELAVLLNIEGAEGLQGSLALLRNYYRLGVRMMGLVWNHRNEVADGVGESEAGGGLTRFGRDVVREMNRLGMLIDLAHITPKGFFEVLELSEDPVLFTHGNCRALHDHPRNLTDEQIRALAAHGGVFGISFVASFMGKETATLSTVADHIDHVCQLLGSADHVGLGSDFDGADMPPGLEDVTRLPHLTAELLRRGYREADLAKLLGGNYLRVFRQVLR from the coding sequence ATGGAACACCTGGACCAGGCGGTGGCGCTGCACAGGCGCTACCCGGTCGTGGACGGGCACGCGGACTCGGTGCTGACGGTGCTGGACGGCCAGCGCACGCTGACCGAAAGGTCGGAGATGGGGCACATCGACTGGCCACGCGCCCGGGAGGGCGGGCTGGCCTGCACCGTGCAGGCGGCTTTCCCGGCCCCGGTATACTACCCCGTGGCAGCCCGGCGGGTGGGCGAGGCCATCGACGGACTGCTGAACCAGATCGCCGCGGCGGAGGGCGTGCGGCTCGCCCTGCGGGCCGATGACATCACCGCCGCCCACGCGTCCGGGGAGCTGGCCGTACTGCTCAACATTGAGGGCGCCGAGGGCCTGCAGGGGTCGCTCGCACTCCTGCGCAACTACTACCGGCTCGGCGTGCGCATGATGGGCCTGGTCTGGAACCATCGGAACGAGGTGGCCGACGGCGTGGGCGAGTCCGAGGCGGGCGGGGGCCTCACCCGGTTCGGGCGCGACGTGGTGCGGGAGATGAACCGGCTGGGCATGCTCATCGACCTGGCGCACATCACGCCGAAGGGCTTCTTCGAGGTCCTCGAGCTCTCGGAGGATCCCGTCCTCTTCACCCACGGCAACTGCCGCGCCCTGCACGATCATCCGCGGAACCTCACCGACGAGCAGATCAGGGCCCTGGCGGCGCACGGCGGCGTGTTCGGCATCTCCTTCGTCGCCAGTTTCATGGGGAAGGAGACCGCCACCCTCTCGACTGTGGCGGACCACATCGACCACGTCTGCCAGCTGCTGGGCAGCGCCGACCACGTGGGTCTGGGCTCCGACTTCGACGGCGCCGACATGCCGCCCGGGCTGGAGGATGTGACCCGCCTGCCGCACCTGACGGCGGAGCTGCTCCGCCGGGGGTACCGCGAGGCCGATCTGGCCAAGTTGTTGGGCGGCAACTACCTGCGGGTCTTCCGGCAGGTACTCAGGTAG
- a CDS encoding nucleoside recognition domain-containing protein yields the protein MLNLVWLGLILSGVAVAAATGRAAEVTDAAFAGGKLAIETVMGLAGLMALWMGIMKIAERSGLMEGLAALLRPVVSWLFPSVPKGHPAVGAMLMNISANMLGLGSAATPFGLKAMQELQELNADKETASEAMCTFLALNTASVTLVPGTIIALRATYGSVNPAEIVVATLVASLVSGVFSVSLDALVRSFLRARGR from the coding sequence GTGTTGAACCTCGTCTGGCTGGGCCTCATCCTGAGCGGCGTCGCGGTGGCCGCCGCCACGGGCCGGGCGGCGGAGGTGACCGACGCGGCGTTTGCCGGAGGCAAGCTGGCCATCGAGACCGTCATGGGCCTGGCCGGGCTGATGGCGCTCTGGATGGGCATCATGAAGATCGCCGAGCGCAGCGGCCTGATGGAGGGGCTGGCGGCGCTGCTGCGCCCCGTCGTCAGCTGGCTGTTCCCCAGCGTGCCGAAGGGCCACCCGGCTGTCGGGGCGATGCTCATGAACATCTCGGCCAACATGCTGGGGTTGGGGTCGGCGGCGACACCCTTCGGGCTGAAGGCCATGCAGGAGCTCCAGGAGCTGAACGCCGACAAGGAGACGGCGTCTGAGGCGATGTGCACCTTCCTGGCGCTCAACACCGCCTCGGTGACCCTCGTTCCCGGGACGATCATCGCCCTCAGGGCCACCTACGGCTCGGTGAACCCGGCCGAGATCGTCGTGGCCACGCTGGTCGCCTCGCTGGTGTCGGGGGTCTTCTCCGTCTCGCTGGACGCGCTGGTCCGAAGCTTTCTCCGCGCACGGGGGAGGTAG
- a CDS encoding polysaccharide deacetylase family protein, producing the protein MLGTTRARFHVVRINRWWAAAVAAVLLAAVAIPWGAADRAVRVEPGVTLLGFDFSGLTEREARARLEELASAYRVLPVSASRFTDADGTPYAVPELNGYELDVDRTWLRLAAAPPNTAVEPAVRVQPAATRLADLPLSAIRQGNSEKQAVVLLINVDWGTDELRRMLPILKRKNARATFFLSGRWAADHPNLTRLIVAEGHEVATHGHDLTHGPKALAAAGRLKEDIQTSVAIIEELTGQKVKYYAPHKSEVDQRILQTAAELNLQTVLYSLDTVDWNVQYATPERILATFQKAKSGDLILMHPKENTVQVLEQAIDLLRSRGYQVVTLSEMLSPEPLLPGQSDGQVDGE; encoded by the coding sequence ATGCTTGGGACGACCCGCGCCCGTTTCCACGTGGTGCGCATCAACCGCTGGTGGGCGGCGGCGGTGGCGGCCGTCCTCCTGGCCGCCGTGGCCATTCCCTGGGGCGCAGCGGACCGTGCGGTGCGCGTGGAGCCTGGCGTCACCCTGCTGGGCTTCGACTTCTCGGGGCTGACGGAGCGGGAGGCCCGGGCCCGGCTGGAGGAGCTGGCCTCTGCCTACCGGGTGCTGCCTGTGAGCGCCAGCCGCTTCACGGATGCGGACGGCACGCCGTATGCGGTGCCCGAACTGAACGGCTACGAGCTGGACGTGGACCGCACCTGGCTGCGCCTGGCCGCCGCCCCGCCCAACACGGCGGTGGAGCCGGCCGTGCGGGTGCAGCCGGCCGCGACCCGCCTCGCCGACCTGCCGCTCAGCGCGATCCGCCAGGGCAACAGCGAGAAGCAGGCCGTGGTGCTGCTGATCAACGTGGACTGGGGCACCGACGAGCTCCGCCGCATGCTGCCGATCCTGAAGCGGAAGAACGCCCGCGCGACCTTCTTCCTCTCGGGCCGGTGGGCCGCGGACCACCCCAACCTGACCCGGCTCATCGTCGCCGAGGGGCATGAGGTGGCCACCCACGGCCACGACCTGACCCACGGTCCGAAGGCCCTGGCTGCGGCCGGGCGGCTGAAGGAGGACATTCAGACCTCCGTGGCCATCATCGAGGAGCTCACCGGGCAGAAGGTGAAGTACTACGCACCGCACAAGAGCGAGGTCGACCAGCGGATCCTGCAGACCGCCGCCGAGCTCAACCTGCAGACGGTGCTCTACAGCCTGGATACGGTGGACTGGAACGTGCAGTACGCCACGCCGGAGCGCATCCTCGCCACGTTCCAGAAGGCCAAGTCTGGCGACCTGATCCTGATGCACCCCAAGGAGAACACCGTGCAGGTGCTGGAGCAGGCGATCGACCTCCTGCGGAGCCGGGGCTATCAGGTGGTCACGCTGAGCGAGATGCTCTCCCCCGAGCCCCTGCTGCCGGGCCAGAGCGACGGTCAGGTCGACGGGGAGTGA
- a CDS encoding RidA family protein — MSVEAKLQELGITVPEAPKPVAAYVPFVRSGDLVFTSGQIAVEAGQLKYKGKVGKDLTPEEGYQAARLCAINTLAVLKAAVGSLDRIAQIVKVVVFVNSAEGFTGQPAVANGASELYQQVFGEKGLHARSAVGASELPMGTAVEVEVIARIAE; from the coding sequence ATGAGCGTTGAAGCCAAGCTGCAAGAACTCGGCATCACTGTTCCCGAAGCCCCCAAGCCCGTCGCCGCCTACGTACCCTTCGTCCGCAGCGGTGACCTCGTCTTCACGAGCGGCCAGATCGCGGTGGAGGCCGGTCAGCTGAAGTACAAGGGCAAGGTGGGCAAGGACCTGACCCCCGAGGAGGGGTACCAGGCGGCCCGCCTGTGCGCGATCAACACGCTGGCGGTGCTGAAGGCGGCCGTGGGCTCGCTGGATCGGATCGCCCAGATCGTCAAGGTGGTCGTGTTCGTCAACAGCGCCGAAGGGTTCACGGGGCAGCCCGCCGTCGCCAACGGCGCCTCCGAGCTCTACCAGCAGGTGTTCGGCGAGAAGGGCCTGCACGCGCGGTCGGCCGTGGGCGCCTCCGAGCTGCCCATGGGCACCGCGGTCGAGGTCGAGGTCATCGCCCGCATCGCCGAGTAA
- a CDS encoding methyl-accepting chemotaxis protein: MRFTVRQKLMAGFGSVVVLLGVVAWAGVTSLNETTALYGDVVHRVDAAAMRARDIEAGVQDEGRALASYLLTGESAYADEFETASAEVAAALSELSGLATGETADLVEELRGRVQAYEAVSRNLLKRAHYGQAEASWILSEQLRPLRADVESAVNALKAHTDLMVGNQTRLAHERADQSVYIVVGVSAAAALLGIFASLRVSGAVARTVRDVAAVAERIARGDLSQGQIRAGNDELGDMARAMQRMVERFRELIGSIQHVAGSLMESAQRLAATSAQSASGAQDAAGMAAQISAGAAALTAAAGDVRQIMEGFQQTSHQIAQGAQTTAGEMARATELLTNSARAAAAVAARTDEVSAQTARTEQVAREGAQVVHESLAAMHRIQAAVADSAARMRNLEALSAQIGEITEVISAIADQTNLLALNAAIEAARAGEQGRGFAVVAEEIRRLAERSASATREIAERIASIQSGTADAVAAMETGIQQVEEGSAKATAAGDALDEILAGVRSAAEDVVEIARSVRAMQSDIDRLVESFQTVAALAEEYTAATEEMDASTAQVSSAMEQVDETARANERAAQDVSSFVGQLTAAVGEVASAADGLKGMAAELQASVAALKL, translated from the coding sequence ATGCGATTCACCGTACGTCAGAAACTCATGGCAGGATTCGGCTCGGTTGTCGTACTGCTGGGCGTGGTGGCCTGGGCCGGCGTCACCAGTCTGAACGAGACCACAGCCCTCTACGGCGACGTGGTCCACCGGGTCGACGCCGCCGCGATGAGGGCCCGCGACATCGAGGCGGGCGTGCAGGACGAGGGGCGCGCCCTCGCCAGCTACCTCCTGACCGGCGAGTCAGCGTACGCCGACGAGTTCGAGACGGCCTCGGCGGAGGTGGCCGCGGCGCTCAGCGAGCTCTCCGGCCTCGCCACCGGTGAAACCGCCGACCTGGTAGAGGAACTGCGCGGGCGGGTGCAGGCCTATGAGGCGGTCTCCCGCAACCTGCTGAAGCGGGCGCACTACGGCCAGGCCGAGGCCAGCTGGATCCTGTCGGAGCAGCTCCGCCCCCTGCGCGCGGACGTCGAGTCCGCAGTGAACGCCCTGAAGGCCCATACCGACCTCATGGTGGGCAATCAGACCCGGCTGGCCCATGAGCGGGCGGACCAGTCGGTGTACATCGTCGTCGGCGTCAGCGCAGCGGCTGCGCTGCTGGGCATCTTCGCCTCGCTCCGCGTCTCCGGAGCAGTCGCCCGCACGGTGCGTGACGTGGCCGCTGTGGCCGAGCGGATCGCCCGGGGCGACCTCAGCCAGGGCCAGATCCGCGCCGGCAACGACGAGCTGGGCGACATGGCCCGGGCGATGCAGCGGATGGTGGAGCGGTTCCGCGAGCTGATCGGCAGCATCCAGCATGTGGCGGGCTCGCTCATGGAGTCGGCGCAGCGGCTCGCCGCCACGTCGGCGCAGTCGGCCAGCGGGGCGCAGGATGCGGCCGGCATGGCGGCGCAGATCTCCGCAGGCGCCGCGGCGCTCACCGCGGCCGCGGGCGACGTGCGCCAGATCATGGAGGGGTTCCAGCAGACCAGCCACCAGATCGCCCAGGGTGCGCAGACGACCGCCGGGGAGATGGCGCGCGCCACCGAGCTGCTGACCAACTCGGCCCGGGCAGCCGCCGCGGTCGCCGCCAGGACCGACGAGGTCTCGGCCCAGACGGCGCGGACCGAACAGGTGGCCCGGGAGGGCGCCCAGGTCGTGCACGAGTCGCTGGCCGCCATGCACCGGATTCAGGCGGCGGTGGCGGACTCGGCCGCCCGCATGCGCAACCTCGAGGCGCTCTCGGCGCAGATCGGCGAGATCACCGAGGTCATCAGCGCCATCGCGGACCAGACGAACCTCCTGGCGCTCAACGCTGCGATCGAGGCGGCCCGGGCCGGCGAACAGGGACGCGGCTTCGCCGTCGTGGCGGAGGAGATCCGCCGCCTCGCCGAGCGCTCCGCAAGCGCCACGCGCGAGATCGCCGAGCGGATCGCCAGCATCCAGTCGGGAACCGCCGACGCCGTGGCGGCGATGGAGACGGGCATCCAGCAGGTGGAGGAAGGCAGCGCCAAGGCCACCGCCGCGGGGGACGCCCTCGACGAGATCCTCGCCGGCGTGCGGTCCGCGGCCGAGGACGTCGTGGAGATCGCCAGGAGCGTGCGGGCCATGCAGTCCGACATCGACCGGCTGGTCGAGTCGTTCCAGACCGTGGCGGCGCTCGCCGAGGAGTACACGGCCGCAACCGAGGAGATGGACGCCTCCACCGCCCAGGTGTCGAGCGCGATGGAGCAGGTGGACGAGACGGCCCGCGCCAACGAACGGGCCGCCCAGGATGTCTCCAGCTTCGTTGGGCAGCTTACGGCCGCGGTCGGGGAGGTCGCCTCCGCCGCGGACGGGCTGAAGGGGATGGCGGCGGAGCTGCAGGCCTCCGTCGCAGCGCTGAAGCTCTAG
- the rny gene encoding ribonuclease Y, whose protein sequence is MITEVIIAIVALLIGGAAGVYGGYQWYQREARLKLNSAEARARHILDEALREAEAKKKEAILEAKEEVHRLRTDAEREIKERRAEIQRLERRVLQKEEALDRKVEQLERKEETLNRKERELDRKNQLAQELVEKQMAELERVSQLTMEEARRLFLQQVEQEARADAARLMREIDQEARENAEKRARELVGIAVQRVAADHSSELTVSVVNLPNDEMKGRIIGREGRNIRTLETLTGVDLIIDDTPEAVVLSGFDPVRREVARIALQKLIQDGRIHPARIEEMVEKAQKEVEARIREEGDAACFELGIHNLHPELVKLLGRLKFRTSYGQNVLKHSVEVAHLAGVMAAELGVNVEVAKRAGLLHDIGKAVDHELEGSHVAIGVSLLRRYKEHPDVIHAMECHHGDVEPRSVEAHLVTAADAISAARPGARRETLETYIKRLEKLEALADSFDGVEKSYAIQAGREIRVMVKPEKIDDYAAMKLTKEIARKIEDELEYPGQIRVVVVRETRAVEYAR, encoded by the coding sequence GTGATTACCGAAGTTATCATCGCGATCGTCGCGCTGCTCATCGGTGGTGCCGCCGGCGTGTACGGCGGGTACCAGTGGTACCAGCGCGAGGCCCGGTTGAAGCTGAACTCCGCCGAGGCCAGGGCCCGCCACATCCTGGACGAGGCCCTGCGCGAGGCGGAAGCTAAGAAGAAGGAAGCGATCCTCGAAGCCAAGGAAGAGGTGCACCGGCTCCGCACCGACGCCGAGCGGGAGATCAAGGAGCGGCGTGCCGAGATCCAGCGCCTGGAGCGGCGGGTCCTGCAGAAGGAAGAGGCCCTCGACCGCAAGGTGGAGCAGCTGGAGCGGAAGGAAGAGACCCTGAACCGCAAGGAGCGGGAGCTCGACCGGAAGAACCAGCTGGCCCAGGAGCTCGTCGAGAAGCAGATGGCCGAGCTGGAGCGCGTCTCCCAGCTCACGATGGAGGAGGCCCGCCGCCTGTTCCTGCAGCAGGTGGAGCAGGAGGCCCGGGCCGACGCCGCCCGCCTGATGCGGGAGATCGACCAGGAGGCGCGGGAGAACGCCGAGAAGCGGGCCCGCGAGCTTGTGGGCATCGCCGTCCAGCGCGTGGCCGCCGACCACTCCTCCGAGCTGACCGTCTCGGTGGTCAACCTGCCGAACGACGAGATGAAGGGGCGGATCATCGGCCGCGAGGGGCGGAACATCCGCACGCTCGAGACCCTGACCGGCGTCGATCTGATCATCGACGACACGCCCGAGGCCGTTGTGCTCTCCGGCTTCGACCCGGTGCGGCGCGAGGTGGCGCGCATCGCCCTGCAGAAGCTGATCCAGGACGGGCGCATCCACCCGGCCCGCATCGAGGAGATGGTGGAGAAGGCGCAGAAGGAGGTCGAGGCGCGCATCCGCGAGGAGGGCGACGCCGCCTGCTTCGAGCTGGGCATCCACAACCTGCACCCCGAGCTGGTGAAGCTGCTGGGACGGCTCAAGTTCCGCACCTCGTACGGCCAGAACGTGCTCAAGCACTCCGTCGAGGTGGCCCACCTGGCGGGCGTCATGGCGGCCGAGCTGGGCGTCAACGTCGAGGTGGCCAAGCGGGCCGGCCTGCTGCACGACATCGGCAAGGCGGTCGACCACGAGCTCGAGGGTTCGCACGTGGCCATCGGCGTCAGCCTGCTGCGCCGCTACAAGGAGCATCCTGACGTCATCCACGCGATGGAGTGCCACCACGGCGACGTGGAGCCCCGCTCCGTCGAGGCGCACCTGGTCACCGCGGCAGACGCGATCTCCGCGGCCCGTCCCGGCGCCCGGCGTGAGACGCTCGAGACCTACATCAAGCGGCTGGAGAAGCTCGAGGCCCTGGCCGACAGCTTCGACGGCGTGGAGAAGTCCTACGCCATCCAGGCCGGCCGCGAGATCCGGGTCATGGTGAAGCCGGAGAAGATCGACGACTACGCGGCCATGAAGCTCACCAAGGAGATCGCCAGGAAGATCGAGGACGAGCTGGAGTACCCCGGGCAGATCAGGGTTGTCGTCGTGCGGGAGACCCGCGCGGTGGAGTACGCCCGCTGA
- a CDS encoding cyclic-di-AMP receptor — MIVAVVRDEYAAAVTDALTRKGFGATKLASTGGFMKRGNTTFLVGVGSAQLDDALATIRGACPAVQPAQGEAKAPRAAEEHGATVFVLDVERMLKA; from the coding sequence ATGATCGTCGCCGTGGTGCGCGATGAGTACGCCGCAGCCGTGACCGACGCGCTTACCCGCAAGGGGTTCGGCGCCACGAAGCTCGCCTCCACCGGCGGTTTCATGAAGCGCGGCAACACGACGTTCCTCGTCGGTGTCGGCTCCGCGCAGCTGGACGATGCGCTGGCGACCATCCGCGGCGCCTGCCCTGCGGTGCAGCCGGCCCAGGGCGAGGCGAAGGCGCCCCGCGCGGCGGAGGAGCACGGGGCCACCGTCTTCGTCCTCGACGTCGAGCGCATGCTCAAGGCGTAG
- a CDS encoding pseudouridine synthase, translating to MADKPRKPGRPQGEGPGGARRGRPAAGRGQGAPRFSTGGGGFASVDEQLRMSLERGALRRRRARRHAGAGVGVPKAAKPEKRARQPQRLSPAEMEVAERLQKVMARAGVASRRHSEELIQAGRVTVNGRVVTELGTKVVAGRDIIEVDGRPLGQPEEKVYVMLNKPKGYVTTLFDPQGRPKVTDLLEGQVAERVYPVGRLDYDTEGLLLLTNDGDLANGLMHPARKVKKTYIAKVRGVPGPAKLKKLQEGIELEDGPTAPAEVKVLEVRAPNSATISLRIHEGRNRQVRRMFAAIGHEVIHLKRTTLGPLNLGDLPVGQWRPLTSEEVAALYKAAGLRLGGKPRAQRAARRRS from the coding sequence ATGGCAGACAAGCCCCGAAAGCCCGGGCGGCCACAGGGTGAAGGGCCCGGAGGTGCGCGCCGGGGACGGCCGGCCGCCGGGAGGGGGCAGGGTGCGCCCCGGTTCTCCACTGGCGGCGGCGGCTTTGCCTCGGTGGACGAGCAGCTGCGCATGAGCCTCGAGCGGGGCGCGCTGCGCAGGCGCCGCGCGCGCCGTCACGCAGGCGCCGGAGTTGGCGTGCCCAAGGCCGCGAAGCCGGAGAAGCGGGCCCGGCAGCCGCAGCGCCTGTCGCCGGCCGAGATGGAGGTGGCCGAGCGCCTGCAGAAGGTGATGGCCCGCGCGGGCGTGGCCTCCCGCCGGCACAGCGAGGAGCTGATCCAGGCCGGGCGGGTGACCGTCAACGGCCGGGTGGTGACCGAGCTGGGCACCAAGGTGGTCGCGGGCCGCGACATCATCGAGGTGGACGGCCGACCGCTGGGTCAGCCGGAGGAAAAGGTCTACGTGATGCTCAACAAGCCCAAGGGCTACGTGACGACGCTGTTCGACCCGCAGGGCAGACCGAAGGTGACCGACCTGCTGGAGGGTCAGGTGGCGGAGCGGGTCTATCCCGTCGGGCGCCTCGACTACGACACGGAGGGGCTCCTGCTGCTGACCAACGACGGCGACCTGGCCAACGGCCTGATGCACCCGGCGCGCAAGGTGAAGAAGACGTACATCGCCAAGGTGCGGGGCGTCCCGGGACCCGCCAAGCTGAAGAAGCTGCAGGAGGGCATCGAACTGGAGGACGGGCCGACGGCCCCGGCTGAGGTGAAGGTCCTGGAGGTGCGGGCCCCGAACAGCGCCACGATCTCCCTGCGCATTCACGAGGGGCGCAACCGGCAGGTACGCCGCATGTTCGCGGCCATCGGCCACGAGGTGATCCACCTGAAGCGCACGACGCTGGGGCCGCTCAACTTGGGCGACCTGCCGGTGGGCCAGTGGCGCCCGCTGACCAGCGAGGAGGTGGCCGCGCTCTACAAGGCCGCGGGCCTGCGGCTTGGCGGCAAGCCGCGGGCGCAGCGCGCGGCCCGCAGGCGGTCCTGA
- a CDS encoding ABC transporter ATP-binding protein has protein sequence MAKVSLRHVYKSFGDVRVVKDFNLEIEDREFIVFVGPSGCGKSTTLRMIAGLEEITEGEIYIGDRLVNHVAPKDRDIAMVFQNYALYPHMNVYENMAFGLKLRKFSKAEIDKRVKEAANILGLSNLLGRKPKELSGGQRQRVALGRAIVRNPAVFLMDEPLSNLDAKLRASMRTELSKLQERLQTTTIYVTHDQVEAMTMGDRIVVMKDGVIQQVAPPQELYDHPANLFVAGFIGSPTMNFLRGRLSADAKVFDGGTFTLPLPEKLAAAARNYGGKEMVLGIRPENIHANPEFVAAHNGTRIPARIEVVEPLGSEIYLYLSSGENQITARVEPHLRFHSGENINLAVDSDKVHLFDAETEMAVR, from the coding sequence ATGGCCAAGGTCAGTCTCCGCCACGTGTACAAGAGCTTCGGTGACGTCAGGGTTGTGAAGGATTTCAATCTCGAGATCGAGGACCGCGAGTTCATCGTCTTCGTCGGGCCGTCCGGCTGCGGCAAGTCCACGACCCTCCGCATGATCGCCGGGCTCGAGGAGATCACCGAGGGCGAGATCTACATCGGTGACCGCCTGGTGAACCACGTGGCCCCCAAGGATCGCGACATCGCAATGGTCTTCCAGAACTACGCGCTTTACCCGCACATGAACGTGTACGAGAACATGGCCTTCGGCCTGAAGCTGCGGAAGTTCTCCAAGGCCGAGATCGACAAGCGGGTCAAGGAGGCGGCGAACATCCTCGGCCTGTCCAACCTCCTCGGTCGCAAGCCGAAGGAGCTCTCCGGCGGTCAGCGCCAGCGCGTGGCCCTCGGCCGCGCGATCGTGCGCAACCCCGCCGTCTTCCTGATGGACGAGCCGCTCTCCAACCTCGACGCCAAGCTGCGCGCCTCGATGCGCACCGAGCTCTCCAAGCTGCAGGAGCGGCTGCAGACCACGACGATCTACGTCACCCACGACCAGGTCGAGGCGATGACGATGGGCGACCGCATCGTCGTCATGAAGGACGGCGTCATCCAGCAGGTCGCGCCGCCCCAGGAGCTCTACGACCATCCCGCGAACCTGTTCGTGGCCGGCTTCATCGGCTCCCCGACCATGAACTTCCTGCGCGGCCGCCTCTCCGCCGACGCCAAGGTCTTCGACGGCGGCACGTTCACGCTCCCCCTGCCCGAGAAGCTGGCGGCGGCCGCCCGCAACTACGGCGGCAAGGAGATGGTGCTCGGCATCCGGCCCGAGAACATCCACGCCAACCCCGAGTTCGTCGCGGCCCACAACGGCACGCGCATCCCGGCCCGCATCGAGGTCGTCGAGCCGCTGGGCTCCGAGATCTACCTCTACCTCAGCTCGGGCGAGAACCAGATCACCGCCCGGGTCGAGCCGCACCTGCGCTTCCACTCCGGCGAGAATATCAACCTCGCGGTCGACTCCGACAAGGTCCACCTCTTCGACGCGGAGACCGAGATGGCGGTTCGCTAA
- a CDS encoding TIGR00282 family metallophosphoesterase has product MRILFFGDVYGRTGREVLARRLGPLVKETGAHAVIVNGENAAGGKGITAQMCREIFALGVDVITLGNHAWDKREIATYIDEEPRVIRPLNYPPGTPGGGSCVVRKDGRPGLAVVQVQGRVFSPQLLEDPFRAVEEEVERLRQSTSIIIVDCHADATSEKQALGWFLDGQVSAVVGTHTHVQTADEVILPGGTAYITDVGMCGPWVSVIGAERELAVERFMTQLPVRLEAATGPAILSAVLIEVDDETGRATGIQRILEREVATEPLASLFGRW; this is encoded by the coding sequence TTGCGAATTCTGTTCTTTGGCGACGTGTACGGGCGAACCGGACGGGAGGTGTTGGCGCGGCGCTTGGGCCCGCTTGTGAAGGAGACGGGTGCCCACGCGGTGATCGTCAACGGCGAGAACGCCGCCGGCGGCAAGGGCATCACCGCCCAGATGTGCAGGGAGATCTTCGCCCTGGGTGTTGATGTGATCACGCTGGGCAACCACGCCTGGGATAAGCGGGAGATCGCCACATATATTGATGAGGAGCCAAGGGTCATCCGCCCGCTCAACTACCCCCCCGGGACCCCGGGCGGCGGCTCGTGCGTCGTCCGGAAGGACGGTCGTCCAGGCCTGGCGGTGGTACAGGTTCAGGGGCGGGTGTTCTCTCCGCAGCTGCTTGAGGATCCTTTTCGGGCCGTCGAGGAGGAGGTGGAGCGGCTCAGGCAGAGCACGTCGATCATCATTGTCGACTGTCATGCCGACGCCACGTCCGAGAAGCAGGCATTGGGGTGGTTCCTGGACGGCCAGGTGAGCGCGGTCGTCGGTACGCACACGCACGTTCAGACCGCGGACGAGGTGATCCTGCCCGGTGGCACGGCCTACATCACGGATGTGGGCATGTGCGGGCCGTGGGTGTCGGTGATCGGCGCCGAGCGCGAGCTGGCGGTGGAGCGTTTCATGACGCAGCTGCCCGTTCGGCTCGAGGCGGCGACGGGGCCGGCGATCCTCTCGGCGGTGCTGATCGAGGTGGATGACGAGACCGGTCGGGCCACGGGCATCCAGCGCATACTTGAGCGAGAAGTGGCGACAGAACCACTTGCTAGTCTCTTTGGAAGATGGTAG